The nucleotide sequence TGCAACACGCCATGGCTGGTATTGCGGCTGGCTTTACCCGGCTTGCCCTGATAGCGGCTGGACAGGTTTTCATCAGCGTAGCGCGGGGCATCCTGCACGATGGATTTGGATTGCGGAGCGTTATAGCTGGACGGATCAAGCAACACGGTATATTCGCGCACCGAACGGCCGGCACTGGTTTTGGCCTCTACGACAAAGCGTAAATACGGATCATTGATGGGAACGGCAGAACTGACGCGAATAATGGCACCATGCGCCGACGGAGCCAGCTGAAAACGCAGTGCCGACATCGTGCTGGCATAATCGACATTCAGGTCACGGAAGGTATCCGGACTGGCCAGGCCGATGCGTGCGCCTTCCAGTTCATTCGAGCGCACCCCGGTCAGCTCGATGTCCGCGTGAAAGGTTTCCCCCAGGAAGGATCGCACATTGATCCTGCCAAGTCCGGCCCATACATTTGCCGAGCAAACCACGGCTACCGCCAGTACGCTCAGCTTGAATTTTGCCTGATTATTCACAGTCTACCTTCCGGCACTTATTTGTCTTGATCTTATTCGCTCGGTTTGCCCATCGCAGGCAAAGAGCTGGCAACTAGTGCCATCTTAGGCCCTAGCCAAGCTTTTAGCTAGATTACATAACAACAAAACCCCGGATGAACCGGGGCTTTACATTTATTCAAACACGCCTGCTTTATACATGGCCTCGGCAACCAGTACGCAATTCAATGCCGCGCCAACGCGCACATTATCTGCCGCCAACCAGAATTGAATGGTATTTCCCGTTTTGCGCAAGCGGCTGATCCATACCCCGTCATTACCGGTTGCTTCCATCGGCGTAATATGGCCGCCATGCTGATCGGCCGTGACACATTGCAATCCTGCCGCCACCAGACGATTTTTGACTTGTACCAGATCAATATCAGCAGCGACCTCCAGGCTAACCGCCCAGGCATGTCCGAAGAAAACCGGCACCCGTACTGCAGTGGCCTCAATCGGCAATTCTGCTTGCTGCAACAGCCGGCGCAATTCCAGCATGATCGAACGTTCTTCTTCCGCCATACCGTCCTCATCCAGCGCACCAATCTGCGGCAGCACATTAAAGGCGATACGCTTTTCAAATACGGTATTTTCCGATTCGCGCTGCGAGAACAAGGCGGTGGTTTGCTCGGCCAGTTCTTCCAGGGCCTTTTGACCACTGCCGGAAACCGACTGATAAGTTGCCACGGTCAGCCGCTTGGGCTGCAAGGGCAGCAAGGGGCGCAGCGCCATGGCCAGCGGGGTGACCGTGCAATTGGGAACCGCAACCAGCGCACCAGCTTCCAGGCCGGCCAGCTGTTCGGCATTGACTGCCGGCACCACCAGCGGCACTTCGGCATCCAGGCGGAAGGCCGAGCTGAAATCGATGACCGTAACCCCGGCTGCGCGCGCTTGCGGCACGTATTCACGCGCCACGCTGTCGCCGGCAACAAAAATCGCCAGCGCCACATTCTCGAAACCAAACTCGTCCAACTGACGAATATCCAGCTCCAGATTGCCATAGCTGACGGTAGACGCTTCATGCTCCGGGCCATCCACGGCAAACACCCGCTCCGCCGGGAACTGGCGCTGGGCCAGCAGTTCGAGAACAGATTGGCCAACCAGGCCAGCGGCACCTACCACAGCAAGCTGCATCATCCGAATAAATCCTTACATTCTTGGAAAAGGCTGATTGTACCTCAGCCAAAAGCAAAGGGCGCGTTAAGGCGCCCTTTGCAGTGTAGTCGATTCCGGCGACAGTCCGGTTAAAGCCTTACAACCATGTCAAGCCGAATCAGCGCTCGATCAGGATGCGCAGCATGCGGCGCAGCGGTTCGGCCGCACCCCACAGCAGCTGGTCACCGATAACGAAGGCCGACAGGTATTCGCCACCCATGTTCAGCTTGCGCACACGGCCGACGCCCACTTCCAGCCCGCCGGTAATGGCAGCCGGGGTCAGTTCCTTGACACTGATTTCGCGGTCGTTCGGTACCCACTTCACCCAGTCATTGCCCGACTTGATGATGGCTTCGATTTCAGCCAGCGGCAGGTCTTTTTTCAGTTTAATGGTCAGAGCCAGGCTGTGGCAGCGCATGGCACCGATGCGCACGCACAGGCCATCCACCGGAATGGCGGCTTCGTTGCCCAGAATCTTGTTGACCTCGGCCTGGCCCTTCCACTCTTCCTTGGACTGGCCATTGTCCAGCTGCTTGTCGATCCAGGGGATCAGACCACCAGCCAGCGGCGCACCAAAGAATTCGGTCGGTACGTCTTCGCGGATGGCGGCAGCCACCTTGCGGTCGATGTCCAGAATGGCAGACGACGGCGTGGCCAGCTCGTCGGCCACGGCAGCGTGTACCACGCCCATGCCCTTGAGCAGTTCGCGCATGTGGTTGGCACCACCACCGGAAGCTGCCTGATAAGTCATGGAAGACACCCACTCCACCAGACCTTCACGGAACAGACCGCCCATGCCCATCAGCATGATGGAGTTGGTACAGTTGCCGCCGATGTAGTCCTTCACACCCTTGGCCAGTGCCGCATCGATCACATTGCGGTTAACCGGGTCCAGCACGATGACGGCATCGTCCGCCATGCGCAGGGTGGAAGCTGCATCGATCCAGTAGCCAGTCCAGCCGGCTGCGCGCAGTTGCGGGTAGATGTCGCTGGTGTAGTCGCCACCCTGACAGGTGACGATGGCGTCCATGGCCTTCAGTTCGTCGATGTTCTTGGCATCTTTCAATGCCGGTACGTCACGGCCGATGTCCGGGCCTTTGCCACCGACATTGGAAGTGGTGAAGAACACCGGTTCGTTGATGACAGCGAAATCGTTCTCTTCACGCATACGTTGCATCAGCACGGAACCAACCATGCCACGCCAGCCTACAAAGCCTACTTTCACGGGTTTCTCCTGGGATCTGTCTCTAAAGTTGCGATTGGCCCGTCAACGCAAGCGTTAGCGGGCCAAGTATTTTTATTACTCCATTGTGCAGCGCGATAGCGACTGAGGCAATGGGGTCAACCCTATCCGGGTGAAGTTTTTTTTACAGCGCTGCCACCACCGCGTCACCCATGCCGGAGCAGCTGACTTTCTGGCAGCCCGCTTCGAAGATGTCGCCGGTGCGGTAGCCTTGGGCCAGCACGCGCTTGACGGCGTTTTCCACGCGCTGGGCAGCTTCTTCCTGGGCAAAGGTGTAGCGCAGCATCATGGCGGCAGACAGGATGGTGGCCAGCGGATTGGCCAGGTTCTTGCCAGCGATATCCGGGGCGGAACCATGCGAAGGTTCGTACAGACCCTTGTTGTTCTGGTCGAGCGAAGCAGACGGCAGCATGCCGATGGAGCCGGTGAGCATGGACGCTTCGTCGGACAGGATGTCGCCGAAAATATTGCCGGTCACCATCACGTCGAACTGCTTGGGATTGCGCACCAGCTGCATGGCGGCGTTGTCCACATACATGTGGCTCAGTTCCACCTGCGGGTATTCGCGCGCCACGTCGATCATGATTTCTTTCCAGAACTCGGTGGTTTCCAGCACATTGGCCTTGTCCACCGAACACAGCTTCTTGTTGCGCTTCATGGCAATGCCGAAGGCAACGTGGGCGATGCGACGCACTTCGCTTTCGCTGTAGCGCATGGTGTTGAAGGCTTCACGTTCGCCCTGCTCGTTCACGCCCATGCCGCGCGGCTGACCAAAGTAGATGTCACCGGTAAGTTCGCGCACGATCATGATATCCAGGCCCGACACCACTTCCGGCTTCAGGGTGGAGGCATTGGCCAGTTCCGGATACAGGATGGCCGGACGCAGGTTGGCAAACAGGTTCAGGTCCTTGCGGATGGCCAGCAGGCCACGCTCGGGGCGCAGCGGACGATCCAGCGTGTCGTATTGCGGGCCGCCCACGGCACCCAGCAGCACGGCATCGGCTGCGCGGCACAGCTTCTGGGTGAATTCCGGATACGGCACGCCATAGGCATCGTAGCCAGCACCACCCAGCGGGGCTTCTTCCAGTTCGATGGGCAGACCATCCTGACGCAGCACATCCAGCACGCGACAGGCCTGGGCAATGATTTCCGGACCAATGCCGTCACCCGGCAATACGGCGATTTTCATGATTTATCCTTTGGTTTCTGTATTTGTTTGTTTTTGAATGCTTCACGCCGCCCACAGCACGATCACGTCGACCGTAAAGCTGCCATCCGCCTCGATGGCGTAGTAATCGCGCACTTCCTGGCCGACGGACTTCTGCAACAGGCGAATGGCCTGACGCAGGGTTTCCGGCGTACGCATGCGCTCCACCCATACGCCAAATTCCAGCCGCAGCTTTTGCCGCGTCACCTGCTGCACTTGCCAGCCGGCACCGGACAATGCGCTCAGCCACTCGGCCATGGCGTAGTTATGCACATGACTGGTATCACGCAGCACCTCGACGGTCTGCAGATAGGTATCCAGCAGCGGCTGACCGGGCGACATCACATCAATGAAGGCCAGCCGGCCACCCGGCTTGAGCACCCGGCGCGCTTCACGCAGCGCCAGAGCCAGATCACCCCAGTGGTGGGCGGAGTAGCGACTGAACACGAAGTCGAATTCGCCATCGGCAAAAGGGAGTCGTTCGGCCGCGCCTTGCTGGGTGGTGAGCGTGCCGAGGCCACGCGATGCAGCCTCGTCCGCCACCACCTGCAACATGCTGGCCGACAAGTCATAGGCCACCACGCTGGCGGCGTGTTCGGCAATCTGGAAGCTGACATGGCCAGCGCCGCAGCCCAGATCCAGTACCCGCGCCGCGCCGTGTTCACGCACGGCTTGCTGTAGCTGGGCAAACTCCGCGCCCTGGGCGTGTACCTGGCTGTGCAGGTAGGCCGCGGCCTGGGCACCAAACTGCTGTTGGACGTGCTCTGCGTGTGCGCTCTGGCTCATGTCATTCTCCAATCAGGCCTGATGGAACAACCAGGGCTGGCTTTGGCGACGCGCCGCCTCGTAAGTCTTGATGGTGTCGGCGTGTTGCAAGGTAAGGCCGATTTCATCCAGGCCACCCAGCAGGCAGTGCTTGCGATGCTCGGTGACATCAAAAGCAAACGACTGACCGGACGGGGTGGTGATGGTCTGCGCTGCCAGATCTACCGTCAGGCGGTAGCCTTCATTGGCTGCGCATTCGCGGAACAGCTGGTCGACCACCTCGGCTGGCTGGACGATGGGCAACAGGCCATTTTTGTAGCAGTTGTTGAAGAAGATGTCGGCAAAGCTGGGCGCAATCACCACGCGGAAGCCCTGATCATCCAGCGCCCACGGCGCGTGTTCGCGGCTGGAACCACAGCCAAAGTTTTCCCGTGCCAGCAATACCTGGGCACCGGCGTAGCGCGGGAAGTTGAGCACGAAATCCGGATTAATCGGACGCACACTGTTGTCCATGCCCGGTTCGCCGTGGTCCAGATAGCGCCACTCGTCGAACAGATTCGGGCCAAAGCCGGAACGGTTGATCGACTTCAGAAACTGCTTGGGGATGATGGCGTCGGTATCGACGTTGGCGCGATCAAGCGGGCACACCAGCCCGTCGAGTGTATTGAATGCTTTCATTGGGATTCTTTCCGAATCTGGCTGCCCTTACTGGGCAGCGTTTTCGATGGCCTGTCCGGCCTTCTGGATGCCATGACCAACAGCCTGGCCACCTTGTTTCAGGTCTTCACCCGCGCCGTGTAAGGTATTGCAGGCAGACAGCAGGATGGTCACAAACAGGCTGAGTGC is from Aquitalea aquatilis and encodes:
- the leuB gene encoding 3-isopropylmalate dehydrogenase; translation: MKIAVLPGDGIGPEIIAQACRVLDVLRQDGLPIELEEAPLGGAGYDAYGVPYPEFTQKLCRAADAVLLGAVGGPQYDTLDRPLRPERGLLAIRKDLNLFANLRPAILYPELANASTLKPEVVSGLDIMIVRELTGDIYFGQPRGMGVNEQGEREAFNTMRYSESEVRRIAHVAFGIAMKRNKKLCSVDKANVLETTEFWKEIMIDVAREYPQVELSHMYVDNAAMQLVRNPKQFDVMVTGNIFGDILSDEASMLTGSIGMLPSASLDQNNKGLYEPSHGSAPDIAGKNLANPLATILSAAMMLRYTFAQEEAAQRVENAVKRVLAQGYRTGDIFEAGCQKVSCSGMGDAVVAAL
- a CDS encoding aspartate-semialdehyde dehydrogenase, whose amino-acid sequence is MMQLAVVGAAGLVGQSVLELLAQRQFPAERVFAVDGPEHEASTVSYGNLELDIRQLDEFGFENVALAIFVAGDSVAREYVPQARAAGVTVIDFSSAFRLDAEVPLVVPAVNAEQLAGLEAGALVAVPNCTVTPLAMALRPLLPLQPKRLTVATYQSVSGSGQKALEELAEQTTALFSQRESENTVFEKRIAFNVLPQIGALDEDGMAEEERSIMLELRRLLQQAELPIEATAVRVPVFFGHAWAVSLEVAADIDLVQVKNRLVAAGLQCVTADQHGGHITPMEATGNDGVWISRLRKTGNTIQFWLAADNVRVGAALNCVLVAEAMYKAGVFE
- a CDS encoding class I SAM-dependent methyltransferase: MSQSAHAEHVQQQFGAQAAAYLHSQVHAQGAEFAQLQQAVREHGAARVLDLGCGAGHVSFQIAEHAASVVAYDLSASMLQVVADEAASRGLGTLTTQQGAAERLPFADGEFDFVFSRYSAHHWGDLALALREARRVLKPGGRLAFIDVMSPGQPLLDTYLQTVEVLRDTSHVHNYAMAEWLSALSGAGWQVQQVTRQKLRLEFGVWVERMRTPETLRQAIRLLQKSVGQEVRDYYAIEADGSFTVDVIVLWAA
- a CDS encoding entericidin EcnAB; the encoded protein is MKKIALSLFVTILLSACNTLHGAGEDLKQGGQAVGHGIQKAGQAIENAAQ
- the asd gene encoding aspartate-semialdehyde dehydrogenase, with translation MKVGFVGWRGMVGSVLMQRMREENDFAVINEPVFFTTSNVGGKGPDIGRDVPALKDAKNIDELKAMDAIVTCQGGDYTSDIYPQLRAAGWTGYWIDAASTLRMADDAVIVLDPVNRNVIDAALAKGVKDYIGGNCTNSIMLMGMGGLFREGLVEWVSSMTYQAASGGGANHMRELLKGMGVVHAAVADELATPSSAILDIDRKVAAAIREDVPTEFFGAPLAGGLIPWIDKQLDNGQSKEEWKGQAEVNKILGNEAAIPVDGLCVRIGAMRCHSLALTIKLKKDLPLAEIEAIIKSGNDWVKWVPNDREISVKELTPAAITGGLEVGVGRVRKLNMGGEYLSAFVIGDQLLWGAAEPLRRMLRILIER
- the leuD gene encoding 3-isopropylmalate dehydratase small subunit, whose translation is MKAFNTLDGLVCPLDRANVDTDAIIPKQFLKSINRSGFGPNLFDEWRYLDHGEPGMDNSVRPINPDFVLNFPRYAGAQVLLARENFGCGSSREHAPWALDDQGFRVVIAPSFADIFFNNCYKNGLLPIVQPAEVVDQLFRECAANEGYRLTVDLAAQTITTPSGQSFAFDVTEHRKHCLLGGLDEIGLTLQHADTIKTYEAARRQSQPWLFHQA